A part of Acidisarcina sp. genomic DNA contains:
- a CDS encoding histidine triad nucleotide-binding protein codes for MVDCLFCKIIAGTIPSSKVYEDDQSYAFADINPQAPTHVLIVPRKHIASLDHASPVDIEVLGHLHVVAAGIARGKGLSNGYRTVINTGDDAGQTVDHLHVHLLGGRAFHWPPG; via the coding sequence ATGGTCGACTGCCTTTTCTGCAAGATCATCGCCGGCACAATTCCATCCTCAAAGGTCTATGAGGATGATCAGAGCTACGCCTTCGCGGACATCAACCCACAGGCCCCGACGCACGTGCTCATCGTTCCCAGGAAGCACATAGCTTCGCTCGACCATGCCTCGCCGGTAGACATCGAGGTGCTCGGCCATCTGCACGTCGTTGCCGCCGGAATCGCCCGCGGCAAGGGGCTATCAAACGGCTACCGCACCGTCATCAACACTGGCGACGATGCCGGCCAGACCGTCGACCATCTGCATGTGCATCTGCTGGGTGGCCGTGCCTTCCACTGGCCTCCAGGCTAG
- a CDS encoding M48 family metalloprotease — MHFPLSGWQWIFRSIAGVLLLVLLFPADPVLAAPASAATPYSDAENAPAAAPLTPAPGAKAAYSLPADKLAKALRLSRDFTLLQFSATAWQMLFLLLLLATGALHGLASWAERITPRRWLQGVIFLPLLLLLVSLSNLPFSMAGHWLSVSYGLSIQHWGSWFLDHGKSVLLMLLVGTLILLTLMRLIVQFPRRWWLCFWAGSLPFIVAAIFVVPVLIDPLFNHFEPLARSNPELVQALGRVVARTGTNIPPERMYLMKASEKLTVPNAYVTGIGSTKRVVVWDTTIKTASTDEILFIFGHESGHYVLHHIWKGIAFYAMLLLLLLWIGSHAVTWMIANFGGRWRIVNLEDWSAVGVLLLVFAALSVLSEPIDNTFSRVLEHNADIYGQEAMHGIVADPQATAQHAFQLLGETYLEDPNPGVLLEFWTYDHPSTLHRATFAAGYNPWVAGRRPKFFPPDSGK, encoded by the coding sequence GTGCACTTTCCCCTTTCAGGATGGCAATGGATCTTCAGGTCTATTGCGGGAGTGCTGCTGCTTGTGCTTTTGTTTCCAGCAGACCCCGTGCTGGCGGCACCGGCTTCCGCGGCCACTCCCTACTCCGATGCGGAAAATGCCCCGGCGGCAGCCCCTCTTACGCCTGCGCCAGGCGCAAAAGCTGCCTACAGTCTCCCCGCGGATAAGCTCGCCAAGGCGCTCCGCCTCAGCCGGGATTTCACCCTTCTCCAGTTCTCGGCAACCGCCTGGCAGATGCTGTTTCTGCTGTTGCTGCTCGCTACCGGCGCTCTCCACGGGCTCGCCTCGTGGGCGGAAAGAATCACCCCGAGGCGCTGGCTGCAGGGAGTGATCTTCCTGCCGCTGCTCCTGCTGCTCGTGTCCCTGTCGAACCTGCCCTTCAGCATGGCGGGACACTGGCTCTCCGTCAGCTACGGCCTGTCCATCCAGCACTGGGGAAGCTGGTTCCTCGATCACGGCAAATCCGTGCTGCTGATGCTGCTGGTTGGCACTTTGATATTGCTTACCCTGATGCGGCTCATCGTGCAATTTCCCCGCCGGTGGTGGCTCTGCTTCTGGGCGGGCTCGTTGCCCTTCATCGTCGCCGCAATTTTTGTAGTGCCGGTGCTGATCGACCCCCTGTTCAACCACTTTGAGCCGCTTGCCCGCTCCAATCCGGAGCTGGTTCAGGCGCTGGGGCGGGTGGTTGCACGTACCGGAACCAACATCCCGCCCGAGCGCATGTACCTGATGAAGGCCAGCGAAAAGCTCACCGTACCCAATGCCTACGTCACCGGCATTGGATCCACCAAGCGCGTCGTGGTATGGGATACCACCATCAAGACAGCCTCAACCGATGAGATTCTCTTCATCTTTGGCCATGAAAGCGGCCACTACGTGCTCCATCACATCTGGAAGGGCATCGCCTTCTACGCAATGCTTCTGCTGCTTCTGCTGTGGATCGGCTCCCACGCCGTGACCTGGATGATCGCTAACTTTGGCGGGCGCTGGCGCATCGTGAACCTTGAGGACTGGAGTGCGGTGGGCGTCCTGCTGCTGGTATTCGCGGCGCTGAGTGTGCTGTCCGAGCCCATCGACAATACCTTCAGCCGCGTGCTCGAACACAATGCCGACATTTATGGACAGGAGGCAATGCATGGCATCGTCGCCGATCCCCAGGCCACGGCGCAGCATGCCTTCCAACTCCTGGGAGAAACTTATCTCGAAGATCCCAACCCCGGCGTCCTTCTTGAGTTCTGGACCTATGACCACCCTTCCACGCTGCACCGCGCCACCTTCGCCGCAGGATACAATCCGTGGGTGGCGGGCCGCAGGCCGAAGTTCTTTCCGCCCGATAGCGGGAAATAA
- a CDS encoding metallopeptidase TldD-related protein, whose protein sequence is MQPSPVLLDAMTAELDRAMADLGKPSDPLHAAKTPQSPYFLSYSASDVQSVGITAQFGALVSSQGNHSRSVDVLVRVGDEKLDNTHGNHRSSALNTVALPLNDDRRAIQRSLWWATNEGYGNALHNYLQVKTETQVRAKEEDSSPDFSREPAQVAIHPPAPAPAVNASQWEQRMRSLSAVFRSYPEIYSNLVSLQVNNETRYFVSSEGARVVTPHRLARIIVYAGTRAEDGMDLFRARTFEAETADGLPAQPALEAAVRQLAISLEQLRKAPVTEPFDGPAILSGRAAAVFFHEVLGHRLEGQRQRGNDEGQTFTRDVGKAILPDFLSVADDPTRQIFDGTYLSGYYQFDDEGQPSKRVDLISDGVLETFLMSRLPIADFASSNGHGRAQPGRMPTGRQGNLIVSSTRSVPDAQLRSMLLAEAKKQGKPYGLLFEDISSGFAVTTRNMPQAFQVLPLVVYRVYVDGRPDELVRGVSIVGTPQAALSRIAATGTRREVFNGECGAESGSVAVSAVAPAMLVREIETQRQPQGTSRQPILPMPAATDVPGGTH, encoded by the coding sequence GTGCAACCTTCGCCGGTGCTTCTGGATGCGATGACCGCCGAACTCGACCGGGCGATGGCGGATCTGGGCAAGCCTTCGGATCCGCTGCATGCTGCGAAAACGCCGCAGTCTCCTTATTTTCTCAGTTATTCCGCCTCCGATGTGCAGTCGGTCGGCATTACGGCGCAATTTGGAGCGCTGGTGAGCTCGCAGGGGAACCACTCCCGCAGTGTGGACGTGCTGGTTCGCGTAGGCGACGAGAAGCTGGACAATACGCATGGCAATCACCGCTCCTCCGCGCTGAACACGGTGGCGCTGCCGCTGAACGACGACCGGCGGGCCATCCAGCGCTCGTTGTGGTGGGCCACCAATGAAGGCTACGGCAATGCACTGCACAACTATCTTCAGGTAAAGACCGAGACGCAGGTGCGGGCGAAGGAGGAAGACTCCTCGCCAGACTTTTCCCGCGAGCCCGCGCAGGTAGCCATTCATCCCCCGGCACCAGCGCCAGCGGTCAATGCCAGCCAATGGGAGCAGAGGATGCGGAGCCTTTCGGCGGTATTCCGCAGCTATCCCGAGATCTACTCCAATTTGGTCTCCCTGCAGGTAAACAACGAGACGCGCTACTTTGTCTCATCGGAGGGGGCGCGCGTGGTCACTCCACATCGGCTGGCCCGCATTATTGTGTATGCCGGAACCCGCGCCGAAGACGGGATGGACCTCTTCCGTGCCCGGACGTTTGAGGCCGAGACAGCCGACGGCCTGCCCGCCCAGCCGGCGCTGGAGGCTGCAGTCCGGCAGCTTGCCATCAGCCTGGAGCAGTTGCGCAAGGCTCCGGTGACCGAGCCCTTTGACGGACCTGCGATCCTCTCCGGCCGCGCGGCCGCGGTCTTCTTTCACGAGGTGCTGGGGCATCGGCTGGAAGGGCAGCGCCAGCGCGGCAATGATGAAGGGCAGACCTTTACCCGCGATGTAGGCAAGGCGATCCTGCCGGATTTTCTCTCGGTAGCCGACGATCCCACGCGGCAGATCTTCGATGGAACGTACCTGAGCGGCTACTACCAGTTCGACGACGAGGGCCAGCCCTCGAAGCGGGTAGACCTGATTAGCGATGGCGTGCTGGAGACGTTTCTGATGTCGCGGCTGCCGATTGCCGACTTTGCCAGCTCGAATGGGCATGGGCGGGCACAGCCGGGGAGGATGCCTACCGGCCGGCAGGGAAACCTGATCGTCTCCTCGACCCGCAGCGTTCCCGATGCGCAACTGCGCTCCATGCTGCTGGCCGAGGCAAAGAAGCAGGGCAAGCCCTACGGACTTCTTTTCGAGGATATTTCTTCCGGTTTTGCGGTAACGACACGGAACATGCCGCAGGCCTTCCAGGTGCTGCCGCTGGTGGTCTATCGCGTGTACGTGGATGGCAGGCCGGATGAGCTGGTGCGGGGCGTGAGCATTGTGGGCACTCCGCAGGCAGCGTTGAGCCGCATTGCGGCCACGGGAACGCGGCGCGAGGTATTCAACGGCGAGTGCGGCGCAGAGTCGGGAAGCGTTGCCGTCTCCGCCGTAGCGCCCGCCATGCTGGTGCGCGAGATTGAGACGCAGCGGCAGCCCCAGGGCACCTCGCGGCAGCCGATCCTGCCCATGCCTGCGGCGACGGATGTGCCGGGAGGAACGCACTGA
- a CDS encoding metallopeptidase TldD-related protein has protein sequence MRKNDRAMHGRVLVAAIAAITLCVPAYARHASHTALAQKDVSATGPGAAETHQDPVLEAMLAELHRSQQQLQLQNFQRPFFLQYRLDDVDNYEASANYGAVTGERRDHRRLVRVTVRVGDYQMDSSQPHGDGSLQVAAIEDDPVALRIALWSATDIAYKAALRDYTRKQVALKAYQTQPSAQDFSREKPLVSMGSVVRLDLATADWQKTIADASGVYRSRPSFEKVTEYSASTIHARAVNRYLVNTEGTVVRHGSAVYQARISVGTQAPDGMRMDRSYETTGTSAAQLDSAAQFHSHVEQLLASLEELRKAPVVDEVEYHGPVLFTGNSGGDIFSNLFAPGVVAIRPDLGTEARTKGPYAASYRARVLPEGTTVVDDPRMDSFAGEGLIGAYDVDDEGVPAQPVDVVENGKLTSYLLGRAPVRDFAVSNGHGRAGLAEPPRPEIGVLRVESTKAVSPEELNAKLLAMARERGLDSVYVAEALGPELSPRMLYRIHVADGTRQLVRGAAFDDLDQRSLRSNISAVGSDTQVSNFLGETPTTVLAPSLLFDDITVKRANDRNDKLPYYPPPE, from the coding sequence ATGCGGAAGAACGATCGAGCGATGCACGGACGCGTTCTGGTGGCGGCGATTGCAGCGATAACGCTGTGCGTGCCGGCTTACGCAAGGCACGCCAGCCATACCGCACTGGCGCAGAAAGATGTCTCCGCAACCGGACCCGGCGCTGCGGAGACACATCAGGACCCGGTGTTGGAAGCGATGCTGGCCGAGCTGCATCGAAGTCAGCAACAGTTACAGTTACAGAACTTTCAGCGGCCCTTCTTTCTCCAATACCGGCTGGACGACGTCGATAATTACGAGGCTTCCGCCAACTATGGAGCTGTGACCGGCGAACGGCGCGATCATCGCCGGCTTGTGCGGGTGACGGTGCGCGTGGGCGACTACCAGATGGATAGCTCGCAACCGCACGGCGATGGATCGCTGCAGGTGGCTGCCATCGAAGACGATCCGGTGGCGCTGCGAATTGCCTTGTGGTCGGCGACCGATATTGCATACAAGGCTGCGCTGCGCGACTACACCCGCAAGCAGGTTGCGCTGAAGGCATACCAGACGCAGCCCTCCGCGCAAGACTTTTCGCGGGAGAAGCCCCTGGTCTCGATGGGTTCGGTGGTCAGGCTGGATCTGGCTACCGCCGATTGGCAGAAGACGATTGCCGATGCCTCCGGCGTCTACCGTTCGCGACCATCGTTTGAGAAGGTGACGGAGTATTCGGCCTCGACGATTCATGCCCGTGCCGTCAATCGCTACCTGGTGAACACCGAAGGCACGGTTGTACGCCACGGCTCCGCGGTCTACCAGGCGAGGATCTCGGTAGGCACGCAGGCGCCGGATGGGATGCGAATGGACCGCTCCTATGAAACGACGGGAACGAGCGCCGCGCAGCTTGACTCCGCCGCGCAGTTTCACTCCCACGTGGAGCAGTTGCTCGCTTCGCTCGAAGAGTTGCGTAAGGCCCCGGTGGTGGACGAGGTGGAGTATCACGGGCCGGTGCTCTTTACCGGCAACTCGGGCGGCGATATCTTCTCGAATCTGTTTGCGCCGGGAGTGGTTGCCATACGCCCCGATCTCGGGACCGAGGCACGGACGAAGGGGCCCTATGCGGCAAGCTATCGAGCGCGCGTGCTGCCGGAGGGCACCACGGTCGTCGATGATCCGCGGATGGATTCGTTTGCCGGCGAAGGATTGATCGGCGCTTACGATGTGGACGACGAAGGCGTGCCGGCGCAGCCGGTGGACGTGGTGGAAAACGGCAAGCTCACCAGCTACCTGCTGGGACGCGCGCCGGTGCGGGACTTCGCCGTCTCCAACGGCCATGGCCGTGCAGGCCTGGCCGAGCCGCCGCGCCCGGAGATTGGCGTGCTGCGGGTGGAGTCAACAAAGGCCGTCTCGCCGGAGGAGTTGAACGCGAAGCTGCTGGCGATGGCTCGCGAACGCGGCCTGGACAGCGTGTATGTAGCCGAAGCGCTGGGGCCGGAGCTATCCCCGCGCATGCTGTACCGCATCCATGTCGCCGACGGGACACGCCAGCTTGTGCGGGGAGCGGCATTCGACGATCTGGACCAGCGCAGCCTGCGATCGAACATCAGTGCCGTGGGGAGCGACACGCAGGTATCGAACTTCCTGGGCGAAACGCCGACGACGGTCCTGGCGCCATCGCTGCTCTTCGATGACATCACCGTGAAGCGGGCGAATGACAGGAACGATAAGCTGCCGTATTACCCTCCGCCCGAGTAG
- a CDS encoding septal ring lytic transglycosylase RlpA family protein, whose amino-acid sequence MTALWQRLLPAVALFPILLVMGGCARKVKVVYVPAPPPPTIPYPRTTTPPAETRPPAVNVPPAAAESSNSADEEYVATHSPIMTEEGLASWYGPPYHNRRGANGQVFDQNALTAAHRTLPMNSLIKVTNLQTGQFVVARVTDRGPFVQGRLLDLSMASAKAAGVWRPGTARVRVDVYQTPLPVEVGGRWCVQVGAFKDGEEALKLRDHLQRKYHTANVIEFTGPTGHWVRIRPQNDDKGKAQEIARELDPVEGNAYLVRLD is encoded by the coding sequence ATGACAGCTTTGTGGCAACGCCTTCTGCCTGCCGTGGCACTTTTCCCGATTCTTCTCGTCATGGGCGGCTGCGCGCGTAAAGTCAAGGTCGTCTATGTGCCTGCGCCGCCACCGCCTACGATCCCCTATCCGCGAACCACGACACCGCCGGCGGAGACCCGGCCCCCCGCGGTCAATGTGCCTCCCGCGGCTGCAGAAAGCAGCAATAGCGCGGACGAAGAGTACGTCGCCACCCACTCCCCCATCATGACGGAAGAGGGCCTGGCGAGCTGGTATGGGCCTCCCTACCACAACCGGCGCGGCGCCAACGGCCAGGTATTTGACCAGAATGCGCTGACCGCCGCGCATCGCACCCTGCCGATGAACTCCCTCATCAAGGTGACCAACCTGCAGACCGGGCAATTCGTTGTCGCTCGCGTCACCGATCGCGGACCCTTTGTTCAGGGCCGCCTGCTGGATCTCTCGATGGCCTCGGCCAAGGCCGCAGGGGTGTGGAGACCCGGTACCGCACGCGTGCGCGTCGACGTCTATCAAACCCCGCTGCCGGTTGAGGTTGGTGGACGCTGGTGCGTCCAGGTGGGAGCATTCAAGGATGGCGAAGAGGCCTTGAAGCTGCGCGACCACCTGCAGCGCAAATACCATACCGCCAACGTGATCGAGTTCACCGGGCCAACCGGACACTGGGTGCGTATCCGTCCCCAGAACGACGACAAAGGAAAAGCACAGGAAATCGCCCGCGAACTCGACCCCGTAGAGGGCAACGCCTACCTGGTCCGGCTGGATTAA
- a CDS encoding radical SAM protein — protein sequence MSKAVKYAERAVTYAAKGAWAVFERLNSISPNPSFTPKWSDKPLLKSYQKEKPPLGWPRTTDSLCPKCVPEIRKQILDGKLPHEVLLNEKVGEIKAQIIERDGQILMVKDCPKHGHFEDLMSIDTEFFKHLEEVFPGRDIRAHNDEKLHNHGTSTVTHGRGAVLTIDLTNRCNMMCDPCFMDANQVGFVHELTWDEIKTMLDNAAQIKPRRQMSVQFSGGEPTLSPYFLDAVAYARKVGYNSVQAASNGIEFAKSKELCRAAAEAGLRYVYLQFDGIGNAANSHRKVGNLFDVKMQAIHNLHEAGVDIVPVTTIINGINNEQVGRIIQFALDNPKTISFLSFQPVSFTGRDEDITDERRHAQRYTLSHMAHDVKNQTGLGEPTRDWFPISFMSTFSDFGDLVHGPSADWGQLSCGCHPNCGIGMALMIDKETKEAVPVTAFLNADRLAKDVAKINDAARGKFLSGLGIALAMLRNYDPTMSPTHFHITDMLKKFDKCFGVTNRNYGSVKGDRTMEDIKFRRADRWNFLFIAGMWFQDLFNYDFRRTEQCIIPYATQEGEISFCAYNTGVGWRNIIEKMHMTSTLTKWYEEHGRHEIFAGGKKVGMASTQHKLVLNDEHVHAAANDSLDKLGIAKNAREEKIRAREDKLKTDAENAQMARLYREHVLGEKPTPGMVTLDSITPAPKSAPKGEEVMGD from the coding sequence ATGTCGAAAGCCGTCAAGTACGCCGAGCGAGCGGTAACCTACGCAGCCAAGGGCGCGTGGGCCGTCTTTGAAAGGCTGAACTCGATCAGCCCGAACCCTTCGTTTACACCGAAGTGGTCCGATAAGCCGCTGCTGAAGTCCTACCAGAAGGAGAAGCCTCCTCTAGGCTGGCCGCGTACGACCGATTCGCTGTGCCCCAAGTGCGTACCGGAGATTCGCAAGCAGATCCTGGACGGCAAGCTGCCGCACGAAGTCCTTCTGAATGAAAAGGTTGGCGAGATCAAGGCGCAGATCATCGAGCGCGATGGCCAGATCCTGATGGTGAAGGACTGTCCCAAGCACGGCCATTTTGAAGACTTGATGTCGATTGACACCGAATTCTTCAAGCATCTGGAAGAGGTCTTCCCCGGCCGCGATATCCGCGCGCACAACGATGAGAAGCTCCACAATCACGGCACATCGACGGTGACCCACGGACGCGGCGCCGTTCTGACCATTGACCTCACCAATCGCTGCAACATGATGTGCGATCCCTGCTTTATGGATGCAAACCAGGTTGGGTTTGTGCATGAGCTGACCTGGGACGAGATCAAGACCATGCTGGACAACGCGGCCCAGATCAAGCCGCGGCGCCAGATGAGCGTGCAGTTCTCCGGTGGCGAGCCCACGCTTTCGCCCTACTTCCTGGATGCGGTTGCCTATGCCCGCAAGGTTGGTTACAACTCGGTGCAGGCGGCCAGCAACGGCATTGAGTTTGCCAAGTCGAAGGAGCTTTGCCGCGCGGCTGCGGAAGCGGGTCTGCGGTATGTGTACCTCCAGTTCGACGGAATCGGCAACGCTGCCAACTCGCACCGCAAGGTCGGCAACCTGTTTGACGTGAAGATGCAGGCGATCCACAACCTGCACGAGGCCGGTGTGGATATCGTCCCGGTGACGACGATCATCAACGGCATCAACAATGAGCAGGTGGGCCGCATTATCCAGTTCGCGCTGGACAATCCGAAGACGATCAGCTTCCTGTCGTTCCAGCCGGTCTCCTTTACCGGCCGCGATGAGGACATTACCGACGAGCGTCGCCACGCGCAGCGCTACACGCTGAGCCACATGGCGCACGACGTGAAGAATCAGACGGGTCTGGGCGAACCGACGCGCGACTGGTTCCCAATCAGCTTCATGAGCACCTTCTCGGACTTCGGCGATCTGGTTCACGGACCGTCGGCCGACTGGGGCCAGCTCTCCTGCGGCTGCCACCCGAACTGCGGCATCGGCATGGCGCTGATGATCGATAAGGAAACCAAGGAAGCCGTTCCGGTAACTGCCTTCCTGAATGCGGACCGGCTGGCCAAGGACGTGGCGAAGATCAACGATGCGGCTCGCGGCAAGTTCCTCTCCGGGCTGGGCATCGCGTTGGCCATGCTGCGCAACTACGATCCCACCATGTCGCCCACTCACTTCCACATCACGGATATGTTGAAGAAGTTCGACAAGTGCTTTGGCGTGACCAATCGCAACTATGGCAGCGTCAAGGGCGACCGCACGATGGAAGACATCAAGTTCCGCCGTGCCGACCGTTGGAACTTCCTGTTCATCGCCGGAATGTGGTTCCAGGATCTGTTCAACTACGACTTCCGCCGCACTGAGCAGTGCATCATTCCTTACGCCACGCAGGAAGGCGAAATCAGCTTCTGCGCGTACAACACCGGCGTAGGCTGGCGCAACATCATCGAGAAGATGCACATGACCTCGACTCTGACCAAGTGGTACGAGGAGCACGGGCGGCATGAGATCTTCGCAGGCGGCAAGAAGGTGGGCATGGCATCGACCCAGCACAAGCTGGTGCTGAACGATGAGCATGTTCACGCTGCGGCGAACGATTCGCTGGACAAGCTTGGCATCGCCAAGAATGCCCGCGAAGAGAAGATCCGCGCACGCGAGGATAAGCTGAAGACGGATGCGGAGAATGCGCAGATGGCCCGGCTCTATCGCGAGCACGTCCTGGGTGAGAAGCCAACTCCCGGAATGGTTACGCTGGATTCGATCACGCCAGCTCCCAAGTCGGCCCCCAAGGGCGAAGAAGTCATGGGTGACTAG
- a CDS encoding nuclear transport factor 2 family protein, translating to MVKPTAVLLIAMGLLCSMVGCAVYPDRPHSIKTSTSAEQFERLYWKAVHKGDWQQVVALQGPSVLFTSRSGDRLTGEQWLEQLKQNPPAEYLIRELQVTPQGADMVVSYSASVTQQKSQAPAELAVVSVWQHVRGSLILVAHSETPHAGAAK from the coding sequence ATGGTGAAACCAACTGCTGTTCTGCTGATTGCCATGGGTTTGCTGTGCTCCATGGTGGGCTGCGCGGTGTATCCGGATCGACCCCACAGTATCAAGACCTCCACCAGCGCGGAGCAATTCGAGCGCCTCTACTGGAAGGCCGTGCACAAGGGCGATTGGCAACAGGTGGTTGCCTTGCAGGGGCCCAGTGTCCTGTTCACGTCGAGAAGCGGCGACCGGTTGACCGGCGAGCAATGGCTGGAGCAGCTAAAGCAGAATCCCCCGGCGGAGTATCTGATTCGTGAGTTGCAGGTGACTCCCCAGGGAGCGGATATGGTTGTGAGCTACTCCGCCTCGGTGACGCAGCAGAAGTCGCAAGCTCCTGCCGAGCTGGCCGTCGTCAGCGTCTGGCAGCACGTGAGGGGCAGCCTGATCCTGGTGGCGCACAGTGAGACGCCGCATGCCGGTGCGGCAAAGTAG
- a CDS encoding A/G-specific adenine glycosylase, whose protein sequence is MSEEEWAPAKRKKFRARLLRWFGAHRRDLPWRRTEDPYKIWVSEIMLQQTRVAAVLEHYAEFLRRFPTVAALAEAPEADVLAVWSGLGYYRRARMLHRGAQVVVQQHGSLLPRTAAELALLPGIGAYTSAAIASIAFGESVAAVDGNVERVITRIAGLAEGSAAADRALRSRISRQAIHRLADELVDPAHPGDFNQAMMELGATLCLPRKPLCAQCPVVELCQTRGEHPVEPRRPTVRHEIAYALVVAASPSQSASKGTSQDTLRGTRVLLHQRPLQGTVMPGMWELPEIDSHALDAKSAELIVRHAIMQTTYIVHVHAMGADGLARHRKNERAEQWVLPEALSLLPLTGLARKVLRRVGLMTTLHAQS, encoded by the coding sequence ATGAGCGAGGAAGAATGGGCTCCGGCCAAGCGGAAGAAGTTCCGTGCAAGGCTGCTGCGCTGGTTCGGAGCGCATCGCCGGGACCTGCCGTGGCGGCGTACCGAGGATCCTTACAAAATCTGGGTCTCCGAGATCATGTTGCAGCAGACGCGGGTGGCTGCGGTTCTGGAGCACTACGCGGAGTTTCTTCGCCGCTTTCCAACGGTGGCCGCGCTGGCTGAGGCACCCGAGGCAGACGTGCTCGCCGTGTGGAGCGGACTGGGCTATTACCGCAGGGCTCGGATGCTCCACCGGGGCGCGCAGGTGGTGGTTCAGCAGCACGGATCGTTGCTTCCCCGCACGGCGGCGGAACTGGCACTGCTGCCCGGCATTGGGGCTTATACTTCCGCGGCAATCGCGAGTATCGCCTTTGGCGAATCCGTTGCCGCAGTGGATGGCAACGTGGAGCGCGTGATCACGCGAATTGCGGGCCTTGCCGAGGGCAGCGCCGCCGCGGATCGAGCCTTGCGCTCGCGCATCTCCCGGCAGGCAATCCACCGGTTGGCCGACGAGCTGGTGGACCCCGCGCATCCGGGAGATTTTAACCAGGCCATGATGGAGCTTGGCGCAACCCTTTGCCTGCCGCGAAAGCCGCTGTGCGCGCAATGCCCCGTCGTCGAGCTATGCCAGACGCGCGGGGAGCACCCGGTAGAGCCTCGCAGGCCCACGGTGCGCCACGAGATAGCCTATGCCTTGGTGGTGGCCGCCTCGCCTTCGCAGAGCGCTTCGAAGGGTACTTCGCAGGATACTTTGAGGGGTACAAGGGTGCTGCTGCATCAGCGGCCCCTGCAGGGTACCGTAATGCCCGGCATGTGGGAGCTGCCGGAGATTGACAGCCATGCGCTCGATGCCAAATCGGCGGAGCTCATCGTGCGTCACGCCATCATGCAGACAACCTACATTGTCCACGTCCATGCCATGGGCGCGGATGGCCTTGCCCGGCACCGGAAGAACGAGCGCGCGGAGCAATGGGTTCTGCCTGAGGCGCTGTCTCTTTTGCCCCTGACGGGCCTGGCGCGAAAGGTCCTTCGCCGGGTGGGGCTGATGACAACCCTGCATGCGCAATCCTGA